A section of the Spirosoma pollinicola genome encodes:
- a CDS encoding CoA-binding protein, whose product MNTNSKKTVVVGATEKSGRYANLAAYSLLRHGHDIELIGLREGQIEGRPIQTGHPVLDDIDTVTMYVGPQNQPPLYEYIKSLKPKRVIFNPGSENPEFERQLRAEGIEPIEACTLVMLSVGTY is encoded by the coding sequence ATGAATACAAACAGCAAGAAAACAGTAGTGGTAGGAGCGACCGAAAAGTCAGGCCGTTATGCTAATCTGGCAGCCTACAGCCTCCTGCGCCACGGGCATGATATTGAATTGATCGGCTTGCGCGAAGGTCAGATTGAAGGACGACCAATTCAGACGGGGCATCCAGTTCTGGACGATATAGATACGGTGACAATGTACGTAGGGCCGCAAAATCAGCCACCCTTATACGAGTATATCAAAAGCCTGAAACCTAAGCGCGTTATATTTAACCCCGGTTCCGAAAATCCGGAATTTGAGCGCCAGTTACGAGCCGAAGGCATCGAACCCATTGAAGCCTGTACGCTGGTGATGTTATCTGTAGGGACGTATTGA
- a CDS encoding 3-oxoacyl-ACP synthase III family protein encodes MNTVYSSIKGLGFYVPDNIVTNDDLTQYMDTSDAWIQERTGIKQRRYFTYGKDTNASMATAASRMALDRAGLETSAVDLIVYATITPDYYFPGSAFLMQRELGLEGIGVIDIRNQCSGFVYALSIADQFIKTGMYKTILVVGSEIQSSLLNKSNEGRGVAVIFGDGAGAAVLQATTDPEHRVLSTHLHADGRYAEDLYIRDPGSSREGQWLTEATLGEGNYNVTMNGNAVFKHAVVRFMEVINESLTANGYQPDDLSLLVPHQANIRISGYVQQQMNLPDEKVFNNIQKYGNTTAASIPIALTEAFEQGRIKPGDLVCLAAFGSGFTWASALIKW; translated from the coding sequence ATGAATACGGTTTATTCTAGTATTAAAGGGCTGGGCTTTTATGTGCCGGATAACATTGTCACAAACGACGACCTGACCCAATATATGGATACCTCCGATGCCTGGATTCAGGAACGGACCGGTATTAAACAACGGCGTTACTTCACGTATGGTAAAGATACCAACGCCAGTATGGCAACGGCTGCATCGCGTATGGCCCTCGACCGGGCTGGTCTGGAAACCTCGGCGGTTGACCTGATTGTTTATGCAACCATTACACCCGACTACTACTTTCCGGGTTCTGCGTTTCTGATGCAGCGGGAGTTAGGGCTGGAAGGAATTGGGGTTATCGACATTCGCAACCAATGTTCCGGCTTCGTTTACGCGCTCTCTATAGCCGACCAGTTTATCAAGACGGGGATGTATAAAACCATATTGGTAGTTGGGTCAGAAATCCAGTCGTCACTGCTCAATAAAAGCAACGAAGGTCGGGGGGTTGCCGTCATTTTTGGCGATGGTGCGGGCGCGGCAGTTCTCCAGGCCACCACCGATCCAGAGCACCGTGTTCTGTCAACGCATCTGCACGCCGATGGCCGCTATGCCGAGGATTTATATATCAGGGATCCGGGTAGCAGCCGGGAAGGCCAATGGCTCACAGAAGCGACCCTTGGCGAAGGAAATTATAACGTGACCATGAATGGCAATGCCGTTTTCAAACACGCCGTTGTTCGATTCATGGAAGTAATTAATGAAAGCCTGACAGCCAATGGATACCAACCCGACGACCTTTCGCTGTTAGTACCGCATCAGGCCAATATTCGTATTTCGGGCTATGTGCAGCAACAGATGAATCTTCCCGACGAAAAGGTGTTCAATAATATTCAGAAATACGGCAACACGACAGCAGCCTCCATCCCAATAGCCCTCACCGAAGCCTTCGAACAGGGTCGCATCAAACCGGGTGACCTGGTTTGCCTGGCAGCTTTCGGAAGCGGCTTCACCTGGGCATCGGCCCTGATAAAGTGGTAA
- the purS gene encoding phosphoribosylformylglycinamidine synthase subunit PurS — translation MTYIAEINIMTRSEILDPQGKAVKLGLHNLQMDSIDKVRIGKHISLEVDAATEEEARATVDAACRQLLANLIMEEYSFELRTA, via the coding sequence ATGACTTACATCGCTGAAATTAACATCATGACCCGCTCGGAAATTCTTGACCCTCAGGGCAAAGCCGTTAAGCTGGGACTTCATAATCTCCAGATGGACAGCATCGACAAGGTTCGTATTGGCAAGCACATCAGTCTTGAAGTAGATGCTGCCACCGAAGAGGAAGCCCGCGCAACGGTCGATGCCGCCTGTCGTCAGTTGCTGGCCAACCTGATTATGGAGGAGTACTCGTTTGAGTTGCGTACGGCTTAA
- the pssA gene encoding CDP-diacylglycerol--serine O-phosphatidyltransferase, protein MKSLLKHLPNAMTCGNLLCGCIGIVMALRGHLDTASWLIGLAAILDFGDGFVARLVHVSGPFGKELDSLADVVTFGVLPATIVFQLCWFQELGVISYGAFLIAVLSALRLANFNIDTRQSESFIGLPVPANAMLIGAFPLMERYQPQYDAIWKNDIALGMMIAFSFMLISELPLFALKFKTFGWAENRIKFSFLIASALLLLFLQYAAIPLIILLYILVSLFSNERKSERVKE, encoded by the coding sequence ATGAAATCGCTACTTAAGCACCTTCCCAACGCTATGACCTGTGGCAACTTGCTATGTGGTTGTATCGGTATAGTGATGGCCCTTCGCGGACATCTGGACACAGCTTCCTGGTTAATTGGGCTGGCGGCTATCCTGGATTTTGGCGATGGCTTTGTGGCCCGCCTTGTGCATGTGTCGGGTCCCTTTGGCAAAGAACTGGACTCGCTGGCCGATGTTGTGACGTTTGGCGTACTGCCCGCCACAATCGTTTTTCAACTTTGCTGGTTTCAGGAGTTGGGCGTTATTTCGTACGGCGCGTTTCTTATCGCGGTTTTATCGGCCCTGCGGCTGGCTAATTTCAACATTGATACGCGTCAGTCTGAATCCTTTATTGGGTTGCCCGTTCCAGCCAACGCAATGCTGATTGGCGCATTTCCTCTTATGGAACGCTATCAGCCCCAATACGATGCTATCTGGAAAAATGACATAGCATTGGGCATGATGATTGCGTTTTCGTTCATGCTTATTTCGGAATTGCCTCTCTTTGCCCTCAAATTCAAAACCTTTGGGTGGGCTGAAAACCGGATTAAATTCAGTTTTCTGATAGCTTCCGCCTTGCTCTTGCTATTTTTGCAGTACGCAGCTATTCCATTAATTATTCTGCTTTACATTCTTGTTTCACTTTTTTCAAATGAGCGAAAGAGCGAAAGAGTGAAAGAGTGA